A genomic region of Gossypium hirsutum isolate 1008001.06 chromosome D01, Gossypium_hirsutum_v2.1, whole genome shotgun sequence contains the following coding sequences:
- the LOC107936943 gene encoding heme-binding protein 2: MAAFIPFKLSLLLSLLSNIGFWPETSKNDVGIFPPTCNRIECPSFDLIEVGNGYEIRRYNSTIWVTTSPIQDISLVEATRTGFLQLFDYIQGKNKYKQQIEMTAPVITEVLPSDGPFCESSFRISFYLPKVNQANPPPAEGLHIQKWKSTYLAVRQFSGFVTDYNVGVEAAALEASLADTVWSPAIKKSQKEETTSVYLVAQYNSPFEFSGRVNEIWMLADLEDELLPV, encoded by the exons ATGGCTGCTTTTATCCCATTCAAGCTATCACTTCTTTTGAGTCTGCTCTCAAACATTGGTTTCTGGCCGGAAACCAGCAAGAACGATGTTGGGATATTTCCACCTACATGTAATCGGATTGAATGCCCAAGTTTCGATTTGATTGAAGTCGGCAATGGCTATGAGATTCGTAGATACAATTCCACCATCTGGGTGACTACTTCACCAATTCAGGATATTTCTCTCGTTGAGGCCACCAGGACTGGTTTTCTTCA GCTATTTGACTACATTCAAGGGAAGAACAAATACAAGCAACAAATAGAGATGACAGCTCCAGTCATCACTGAAGTTTTACCAAGCGATGGACCCTTCTGCGAGTCATCATTTAGGATTAGCTTTTACCTTCCAAAGGTGAACCAGGCAAATCCGCCACCAGCTGAAGGCCTCCATATCcaaaaatggaaatcaacatatTTAGCAGTAAGGCAATTCAGTGGATTTGTCACAGACTATAACGTCGGAGTGGAAGCTGCTGCTTTGGAAGCCAGTCTTGCGGACACTGTTTGGTCTCCTGCAATCAAGAAGTCTCAGAAAGAAGAAACCACTTCGGTTTATCTGGTTGCTCAGTATAACTCTCCATTTGAATTTAGTGGTAGAGTTAATGAGATTTGGATGTTGGCTGATTTGGAAGATGAGTTATTGCCAGTTTAA
- the LOC107936942 gene encoding ubiquitin carboxyl-terminal hydrolase 15 isoform X1: MLEPREADIPALFLVLVVLPLVTYFLLGKWSEVSKKREKVSLLAHLAAEEALRAETMAAASVIPVVSVPKKGLHVCARCFGPSTTRCSRCKSVRYCSGRCQIIHWRQVHKEECLQLESGSVASFEESVLHSDNMNSQFLEYINKQAAKEKASSDNINHCPTTTGLFANGDCSTIDTSQGCAPERSAEKRVSRKSNGEVLRREDVAIVDSCEETLRTRATSLPINSISSKEAFRRHKSRTNGFVVSEDGMLKQQNANGSNMLIHGQNVSTAMHDGHKHQSQRGNMSEPKSNCEFAGPPYSAKGGTSAHEAENAFVWSSENIVNGENAYSGKSVELECSGMATAKECTKSRSSLQSLGPKISKSPKSTVKVSGERLHPEMERKGQIPDELKISGMTDDIPAPGINGAGNTGTMEMMGLRKSSKLARQDFPALYGNRHKKIKMLFPYEEFVNFFRCEVFDLSPRGLLNCGNSCYANAVLQCLTCTKPLSIYLLHGSHSRTCYRKDRCLMCELEQHVMLLRECGGPLSPSRILSHIRTINCQMGDGSQEDAHEFLRLLVASMQSICLERLGGEQKVDPRLQETTFIQHTFGGRLWSKVKCLRCSHESERYENIMDLTLEIYGWVESLEDALTQFTTPEDLDGENMYRCGRCAGYARARKQLRIHEAPNILTIVLKRFQEGKYGKINKCITFPDMLDMVPFMTGTGDIPPLYMLYAVVVHLDTLNASFSGHYVSYVKDLRGNWFRIDDTEVHPVSMSQVMSEDAYILFYMRSYPRPQRAVSEKIKQVPARHLTSKMEKPTRPAQSKSGSHSVGPKLYPDSRSGTAAGYINRDSNGILRQSANSNIHRVVEMYAEPSNMEFSDATSSDWSLFTSSDEASFTTESTRDSFSTVDYTDTSNGGDPFSIFNNLYTPESSSCNTVSCSMFSTSRPHTRYILEEKGYVLGSYSSAQLVNQDQVNFNQVCDSLTDFSLDTEQGMFVKYGSNLKNAFNRTSSAHCEW, encoded by the exons ATGCTTGAGCCAAGAGAAGCTGATATACCTGCATTGTTTCTAGTCTTGGTGGTGCTTCCTCTGGTTACATATTTCTTGCTTGGGAAATGGAGTGAGGTTTCAAAGAAACGAGAGAAGGTAAGTTTACTTGCTCATCTTGCCGCTGAAGAAGCTCTTAGAGCAGAAACAATGGCTGCTGCCAGTGTTATTCCAGTTGTTTCTGTTCCGAAGAAGGGATTGCATGTGTGCGCTAGGTGCTTTGGTCCATCTACAACTCGCTGCTCGAGATGCAAGTCTGTTAGATATTG TTCTGGGAGGTGCCAGATTATTCATTGGAGGCAAGTTCATAAGGAAGAATGCCTGCAGTTGGAGAGTGGAAGTGTTGCCTCATTTGAAGAATCTGTGCTACACAGTGACAACATGAATTCACAGTTCTTAGAGTACATTAATAAGCAGGCTGCCAAGGAAAAGGCATCTTCAGATAATATAAATCATTGTCCCACAACCACCGGTTTATTTGCTAACGGGGATTGTTCTACTATTGATACCTCTCAAGGCTGTGCACCAGAGAGAAGTGCTGAGAAAAGAGTTTCTCGTAAATCCAACGGAGAAGTGCTAAGAAGAGAGGATGTAGCTATAGTTGATTCTTGTGAGGAGACCTTGAGAACTAGAGCAACTAGTTTGCCAATTAATAGTATTTCTTCTAAAGAAGCTTTTAGAAGGCATAAG TCAAGAACTAATGGCTTTGTTGTATCCGAAGATGGAATGTTAAAACAGCAGAATGCCAATGGCTCTAACATGCTTATTCATGGACAAAATGTAAGTACCGCCATGCATGACGGTCATAAACATCAAAGCCAACGTGGCAACATGTCTGAACCAAAAAGCAACTGTGAATTTGCTGGCCCACCGTATTCTGCAAAAGGTGGGACAAGTGCACACGAAGCTGAAAATGCCTTTGTCTGGAGCTCTGAGAATATAGTCAATGGGGAAAATGCTTACAGTGGTAAATCAGTAGAATTAGAATGTTCTGGGATGGCAACAGCAAAAGAATGCACGAAAAGTAGAAGTTCATTGCAGTCTCTAGGGCCCAAAATCTCTAAATCACCTAAATCAACAGTGAAAGTGTCTGGGGAACGATTGCATCCTGAAATGGAGAGAAAAGGACAAATTCCTGATGAATTAA aaatttcTGGAATGACAGATGACATACCAGCACCAGGAATCAATGGAGCTGGTAACACTGGCACTATGGAGATGATGGGTTTGAGGAAGTCATCAAAGCTTGCTAGGCAGGATTTTCCTGCACTCTATGGCAATAGACATAAGAAGATAAAG ATGCTGTTTCCTTATGAAGAATTTGTAAATTTCTTCCGGTGTGAAGTCTTTGACTTATCACCAAGGGGCCTTCTAAATTGTGGGAACAG TTGCTATGCAAATGCTGTTCTGCAATGTTTAACCTGCACAAAGCCTCTAAGCATCTATTTGCTACATGGATCCCATTCAAGAACCT GTTACAGGAAAGATCGCTGTCTTATGTGTGAGCTTGAACAACATGTTATGTTGTTAAGAGAGTGTGGTGGCCCCTTGTCACCAAGTAGGATCCTTTCACACATTCGAACTATTAATTGCCAAATGGGCGATGGAAGTCAGGAAGATGCACATGAGTTCTTGAG ACTCTTAGTTGCTTCTATGCAATCTATATGCTTGGAGAGATTAGGTGGGGAACAAAAGGTTGACCCCAGGTTGCAAGAGACAACATTTATTCAACATACTTTTGGAGGGCGCCTTTGGTCAAAG GTAAAGTGTTTACGATGTTCTCACGAGTCAGAAAGATATGAAAATATTATGGATCTTACTTTGGAGATATATGGTTGGGTTGAGTCACTGGAAGATGCATTGACTCAGTTTACAACACCCGAAGATTTAGATGGAGAAAACATGTACAGATGTGGAAG GTGTGCTGGTTATGCACGGGCTAGGAAGCAGTTGCGCATACACGAGGCTCCTAATATCCTGACAATTGTCTTAAAGAGGTTTCAG GAGGGAAAATATGGGAAAATAAACAAGTGTATCACTTTTCCTGACATGTTGGATATGGTTCCTTTTATGACTGGAACGGGTGACATTCCTCCGCTTTACATGCTTTATGCTGTTGTGGTGCATTTGGATACACTGAATGCATCTTTTTCAGGACATTACGTGTCATATGTAAAAGATTTGCGAGGTAACTGGTTCAGGATAGATGATACTGAG GTACATCCAGTCTCAATGAGCCAAGTGATGTCCGAGGATGCATACATCTTATTTTACATGAG GTCATACCCTCGTCCTCAAAGAGCAGTATCTGAAAAGATCAAGCAAGTTCCTGCTAGGCACCTCACATCGAAAATGGAGAAGCCTACACGACCAGCACAAAGCAAATCCGGCAGCCATTCTGTTGGCCCCAAGCTTTACCCAGATTCCAGGTCCGGAACTGCTGCAGGCTATATCAACCGTGACTCTAATGGCATTCTTAGGCAGAGTGCAAATAGTAACATTCACCGAGTGGTAGAGATGTATGCTGAGCCATCCAACATGGAGTTCTCTGATGCTACGTCAAGTGATTGGTCCCTTTTTACAAGCTCAGATGAAGCTTCTTTTACAACAGAGAGTACTCGAGACTCTTTCAGTACTGTTGATTATACTGATACAAGCAATGGTGGAGATCCTTTCTCAATCTTCAATAACTTGTATACCCCAGAATCATCCTCTTGCAACACAGTTTCGTGCAGTATGTTTTCAACTAGTAGACCCCATACGAGGTACATCTTAGAGGAGAAGGGTTATGTTCTGGGTTCCTACTCTTCGGCACAACTTGTGAACCAAGACCAAGTAAACTTCAACCAGGTCTGTGATTCTTTGACCGATTTTTCTTTAGATACCGAACAAGGCATGTTTGTAAAATATGGGAGTAACCTGAAAAATGCTTTCAATAGAACTTCTTCAGCTCATTGTGAATGGTAG
- the LOC107936942 gene encoding ubiquitin carboxyl-terminal hydrolase 15 isoform X2: MLEPREADIPALFLVLVVLPLVTYFLLGKWSEVSKKREKVSLLAHLAAEEALRAETMAAASVIPVVSVPKKGLHVCARCFGPSTTRCSRCKSVRYCSGRCQIIHWRQVHKEECLQLESGSVASFEESVLHSDNMNSQFLEYINKQAAKEKASSDNINHCPTTTGLFANGDCSTIDTSQGCAPERSAEKRVSRKSNGEVLRREDVAIVDSCEETLRTRATSLPINSISSKEAFRRHKSRTNGFVVSEDGMLKQQNANGSNMLIHGQNVSTAMHDGHKHQSQRGNMSEPKSNCEFAGPPYSAKGGTSAHEAENAFVWSSENIVNGENAYSGKSVELECSGMATAKECTKSRSSLQSLGPKISKSPKSTVKVSGERLHPEMERKGQIPDELNDIPAPGINGAGNTGTMEMMGLRKSSKLARQDFPALYGNRHKKIKMLFPYEEFVNFFRCEVFDLSPRGLLNCGNSCYANAVLQCLTCTKPLSIYLLHGSHSRTCYRKDRCLMCELEQHVMLLRECGGPLSPSRILSHIRTINCQMGDGSQEDAHEFLRLLVASMQSICLERLGGEQKVDPRLQETTFIQHTFGGRLWSKVKCLRCSHESERYENIMDLTLEIYGWVESLEDALTQFTTPEDLDGENMYRCGRCAGYARARKQLRIHEAPNILTIVLKRFQEGKYGKINKCITFPDMLDMVPFMTGTGDIPPLYMLYAVVVHLDTLNASFSGHYVSYVKDLRGNWFRIDDTEVHPVSMSQVMSEDAYILFYMRSYPRPQRAVSEKIKQVPARHLTSKMEKPTRPAQSKSGSHSVGPKLYPDSRSGTAAGYINRDSNGILRQSANSNIHRVVEMYAEPSNMEFSDATSSDWSLFTSSDEASFTTESTRDSFSTVDYTDTSNGGDPFSIFNNLYTPESSSCNTVSCSMFSTSRPHTRYILEEKGYVLGSYSSAQLVNQDQVNFNQVCDSLTDFSLDTEQGMFVKYGSNLKNAFNRTSSAHCEW, encoded by the exons ATGCTTGAGCCAAGAGAAGCTGATATACCTGCATTGTTTCTAGTCTTGGTGGTGCTTCCTCTGGTTACATATTTCTTGCTTGGGAAATGGAGTGAGGTTTCAAAGAAACGAGAGAAGGTAAGTTTACTTGCTCATCTTGCCGCTGAAGAAGCTCTTAGAGCAGAAACAATGGCTGCTGCCAGTGTTATTCCAGTTGTTTCTGTTCCGAAGAAGGGATTGCATGTGTGCGCTAGGTGCTTTGGTCCATCTACAACTCGCTGCTCGAGATGCAAGTCTGTTAGATATTG TTCTGGGAGGTGCCAGATTATTCATTGGAGGCAAGTTCATAAGGAAGAATGCCTGCAGTTGGAGAGTGGAAGTGTTGCCTCATTTGAAGAATCTGTGCTACACAGTGACAACATGAATTCACAGTTCTTAGAGTACATTAATAAGCAGGCTGCCAAGGAAAAGGCATCTTCAGATAATATAAATCATTGTCCCACAACCACCGGTTTATTTGCTAACGGGGATTGTTCTACTATTGATACCTCTCAAGGCTGTGCACCAGAGAGAAGTGCTGAGAAAAGAGTTTCTCGTAAATCCAACGGAGAAGTGCTAAGAAGAGAGGATGTAGCTATAGTTGATTCTTGTGAGGAGACCTTGAGAACTAGAGCAACTAGTTTGCCAATTAATAGTATTTCTTCTAAAGAAGCTTTTAGAAGGCATAAG TCAAGAACTAATGGCTTTGTTGTATCCGAAGATGGAATGTTAAAACAGCAGAATGCCAATGGCTCTAACATGCTTATTCATGGACAAAATGTAAGTACCGCCATGCATGACGGTCATAAACATCAAAGCCAACGTGGCAACATGTCTGAACCAAAAAGCAACTGTGAATTTGCTGGCCCACCGTATTCTGCAAAAGGTGGGACAAGTGCACACGAAGCTGAAAATGCCTTTGTCTGGAGCTCTGAGAATATAGTCAATGGGGAAAATGCTTACAGTGGTAAATCAGTAGAATTAGAATGTTCTGGGATGGCAACAGCAAAAGAATGCACGAAAAGTAGAAGTTCATTGCAGTCTCTAGGGCCCAAAATCTCTAAATCACCTAAATCAACAGTGAAAGTGTCTGGGGAACGATTGCATCCTGAAATGGAGAGAAAAGGACAAATTCCTGATGAATTAA ATGACATACCAGCACCAGGAATCAATGGAGCTGGTAACACTGGCACTATGGAGATGATGGGTTTGAGGAAGTCATCAAAGCTTGCTAGGCAGGATTTTCCTGCACTCTATGGCAATAGACATAAGAAGATAAAG ATGCTGTTTCCTTATGAAGAATTTGTAAATTTCTTCCGGTGTGAAGTCTTTGACTTATCACCAAGGGGCCTTCTAAATTGTGGGAACAG TTGCTATGCAAATGCTGTTCTGCAATGTTTAACCTGCACAAAGCCTCTAAGCATCTATTTGCTACATGGATCCCATTCAAGAACCT GTTACAGGAAAGATCGCTGTCTTATGTGTGAGCTTGAACAACATGTTATGTTGTTAAGAGAGTGTGGTGGCCCCTTGTCACCAAGTAGGATCCTTTCACACATTCGAACTATTAATTGCCAAATGGGCGATGGAAGTCAGGAAGATGCACATGAGTTCTTGAG ACTCTTAGTTGCTTCTATGCAATCTATATGCTTGGAGAGATTAGGTGGGGAACAAAAGGTTGACCCCAGGTTGCAAGAGACAACATTTATTCAACATACTTTTGGAGGGCGCCTTTGGTCAAAG GTAAAGTGTTTACGATGTTCTCACGAGTCAGAAAGATATGAAAATATTATGGATCTTACTTTGGAGATATATGGTTGGGTTGAGTCACTGGAAGATGCATTGACTCAGTTTACAACACCCGAAGATTTAGATGGAGAAAACATGTACAGATGTGGAAG GTGTGCTGGTTATGCACGGGCTAGGAAGCAGTTGCGCATACACGAGGCTCCTAATATCCTGACAATTGTCTTAAAGAGGTTTCAG GAGGGAAAATATGGGAAAATAAACAAGTGTATCACTTTTCCTGACATGTTGGATATGGTTCCTTTTATGACTGGAACGGGTGACATTCCTCCGCTTTACATGCTTTATGCTGTTGTGGTGCATTTGGATACACTGAATGCATCTTTTTCAGGACATTACGTGTCATATGTAAAAGATTTGCGAGGTAACTGGTTCAGGATAGATGATACTGAG GTACATCCAGTCTCAATGAGCCAAGTGATGTCCGAGGATGCATACATCTTATTTTACATGAG GTCATACCCTCGTCCTCAAAGAGCAGTATCTGAAAAGATCAAGCAAGTTCCTGCTAGGCACCTCACATCGAAAATGGAGAAGCCTACACGACCAGCACAAAGCAAATCCGGCAGCCATTCTGTTGGCCCCAAGCTTTACCCAGATTCCAGGTCCGGAACTGCTGCAGGCTATATCAACCGTGACTCTAATGGCATTCTTAGGCAGAGTGCAAATAGTAACATTCACCGAGTGGTAGAGATGTATGCTGAGCCATCCAACATGGAGTTCTCTGATGCTACGTCAAGTGATTGGTCCCTTTTTACAAGCTCAGATGAAGCTTCTTTTACAACAGAGAGTACTCGAGACTCTTTCAGTACTGTTGATTATACTGATACAAGCAATGGTGGAGATCCTTTCTCAATCTTCAATAACTTGTATACCCCAGAATCATCCTCTTGCAACACAGTTTCGTGCAGTATGTTTTCAACTAGTAGACCCCATACGAGGTACATCTTAGAGGAGAAGGGTTATGTTCTGGGTTCCTACTCTTCGGCACAACTTGTGAACCAAGACCAAGTAAACTTCAACCAGGTCTGTGATTCTTTGACCGATTTTTCTTTAGATACCGAACAAGGCATGTTTGTAAAATATGGGAGTAACCTGAAAAATGCTTTCAATAGAACTTCTTCAGCTCATTGTGAATGGTAG